In Bacillus sp. Cs-700, one genomic interval encodes:
- a CDS encoding YitT family protein — MYKKIVAVVIGSILVGSGINAFLVPNHLIDGGMIGIGLIVKYIWGYQTGLTIICLSIPLYIIAFLYFRPYFYNSLHGLLLSSFFIDLLSPLRYAFSFPILLSSILGGFFVGTGIGIMLKYETSTGGTDLLAQFISRIVTLNVGIIIFLIDGLVILIGSKTIGLNASLYSAVTIFAVGIATSLLTIKKEAL; from the coding sequence ATGTATAAAAAAATAGTTGCTGTTGTTATAGGAAGTATTTTAGTTGGCTCAGGTATCAATGCCTTTCTAGTTCCCAACCACCTTATTGACGGTGGAATGATTGGAATCGGCTTAATTGTAAAATACATTTGGGGTTATCAAACCGGTCTTACCATCATTTGTTTAAGTATTCCTCTTTATATTATTGCGTTCCTCTACTTTCGCCCTTACTTTTATAATAGCCTCCATGGGTTATTACTTTCTTCTTTTTTTATTGATCTTCTTTCTCCCCTTCGATACGCCTTTTCTTTTCCTATTCTGCTCAGTTCCATATTAGGAGGTTTTTTTGTAGGTACAGGAATTGGAATTATGTTGAAATACGAGACAAGTACAGGTGGAACAGATTTGCTCGCTCAATTTATCTCCCGCATTGTTACGTTAAATGTTGGAATCATTATCTTTCTAATAGATGGTCTTGTTATCCTTATTGGATCCAAAACCATTGGATTAAATGCTTCGCTCTATTCTGCTGTTACTATTTTTGCAGTTGGTATTGCTACTAGCTTATTAACTATTAAAAAAGAAGCCTTATAG